The following coding sequences are from one Dermacentor andersoni chromosome 5, qqDerAnde1_hic_scaffold, whole genome shotgun sequence window:
- the Lac gene encoding lachesin isoform X1 encodes MAFSSCRPILCALMLQPDSYWFPGERRNLHYPSCSTSTARSCQQSPVISYISKEMVVGIGDTVDLQCSVQYAEAYPIIWIKINERDPSNNLFISSGSKAIVPDQRFSIRHDEGSNTYTLQITKLQETDSGLYQCQIILGPTSKLSSNVYVHVRVPPIISDNSTRSVIASTGQNITLECYATGNPTPHISWRRENNDLLPTGGAVYRGNILNIFNVSKNDRGTYYCIADNGVGNGARRNIGVEVEFAPVVSVDRPRYGQALQNPMDLLCHIEAFPSPSIVWLKDGYQLNDNQYYQISIFSTADEFTDSTLRIIAIEKKQYGNYTCKALNKLGNDEKIIELYETVNVICPPACDKSYQSGSSHLQSSFACFLVMLSMICAITLNKKH; translated from the exons gTTCCTGTCAGCAGAGCCCTGTGATATCATACATCAGCAAAGAAATGGTGGTTGGCATAGGGGACACAGTGGACCTGCAGTGTTCTGTGCAGTATGCTGAGGCATACCCG ATAATCTGGATAAAGATTAATGAACGTGATCCCAGCAACAACCTCTTCATCTCATCTGGAAGCAAGGCCATCGTGCCGGACCAGAGGTTCTCCATTCGGCACGACGAAGGCAGCAACACATACACATTGCAGATCACTAAGCTGCAGGAAACAGACTCTGGCCTCTACCAGTGCCAAATTATCCTGGGACCCACCAGCAAACTCAGCTCAAATGTCTACGTTCACGTCAGAG TTCCTCCGATTATCTCGGACAACAGCACAAGGTCTGTGATTGCCAGCACTGGCCAAAACATCACCCTGGAGTGCTATGCCACTGGTAACCCTACACCACACATATCCTGGCGGCGAGAGAACAACGACCTGCTGCCCACAGGTGGTGCTGTCTATCGAGGAAACATCCTCAACATTTTCAATGTCAGCAAGAATGACCGTGGAACATACTACTGTATCGCTGACAATGGTGTCGGCAATGGGGCACGTAGGAACATTGGCGTTGAAGTTGAAT TTGCACCGGTGGTATCGGTGGACCGCCCACGGTACGGCCAGGCCCTTCAAAACCCTATGGACCTGTTGTGCCACATCGAGGCGTTTCCGTCACCGTCCATTGTGTGGCTCAAGGATGGTTACCAACTGAACGACAACCAGTACTACCAGATCTCCATCTTTTCCACGGCTGATGAGTTCACCGACTCCACCCTGCGTATCATCGCCATTGAGAAGAAGCAGTACGGCAACTACACATGCAAGGCGCTGAACAAGTTGGGCAATGATGAGAAGATAATCGAGTTATATG AAACTGTGAACGTGATCTGCCCTCCAGCGTGCGACAAATCATACCAGTCTGGTTCCTCCCACCTGCAGAGCTCTTTTGCTTGCTTCTTGGTCATGCTGTCAATGATCTGTGCCATTACCCTGAACAAGAAGCACTGA
- the Lac gene encoding lachesin isoform X2, with protein MAQVILFLAALVSLGSCQQSPVISYISKEMVVGIGDTVDLQCSVQYAEAYPIIWIKINERDPSNNLFISSGSKAIVPDQRFSIRHDEGSNTYTLQITKLQETDSGLYQCQIILGPTSKLSSNVYVHVRVPPIISDNSTRSVIASTGQNITLECYATGNPTPHISWRRENNDLLPTGGAVYRGNILNIFNVSKNDRGTYYCIADNGVGNGARRNIGVEVEFAPVVSVDRPRYGQALQNPMDLLCHIEAFPSPSIVWLKDGYQLNDNQYYQISIFSTADEFTDSTLRIIAIEKKQYGNYTCKALNKLGNDEKIIELYETVNVICPPACDKSYQSGSSHLQSSFACFLVMLSMICAITLNKKH; from the exons gTTCCTGTCAGCAGAGCCCTGTGATATCATACATCAGCAAAGAAATGGTGGTTGGCATAGGGGACACAGTGGACCTGCAGTGTTCTGTGCAGTATGCTGAGGCATACCCG ATAATCTGGATAAAGATTAATGAACGTGATCCCAGCAACAACCTCTTCATCTCATCTGGAAGCAAGGCCATCGTGCCGGACCAGAGGTTCTCCATTCGGCACGACGAAGGCAGCAACACATACACATTGCAGATCACTAAGCTGCAGGAAACAGACTCTGGCCTCTACCAGTGCCAAATTATCCTGGGACCCACCAGCAAACTCAGCTCAAATGTCTACGTTCACGTCAGAG TTCCTCCGATTATCTCGGACAACAGCACAAGGTCTGTGATTGCCAGCACTGGCCAAAACATCACCCTGGAGTGCTATGCCACTGGTAACCCTACACCACACATATCCTGGCGGCGAGAGAACAACGACCTGCTGCCCACAGGTGGTGCTGTCTATCGAGGAAACATCCTCAACATTTTCAATGTCAGCAAGAATGACCGTGGAACATACTACTGTATCGCTGACAATGGTGTCGGCAATGGGGCACGTAGGAACATTGGCGTTGAAGTTGAAT TTGCACCGGTGGTATCGGTGGACCGCCCACGGTACGGCCAGGCCCTTCAAAACCCTATGGACCTGTTGTGCCACATCGAGGCGTTTCCGTCACCGTCCATTGTGTGGCTCAAGGATGGTTACCAACTGAACGACAACCAGTACTACCAGATCTCCATCTTTTCCACGGCTGATGAGTTCACCGACTCCACCCTGCGTATCATCGCCATTGAGAAGAAGCAGTACGGCAACTACACATGCAAGGCGCTGAACAAGTTGGGCAATGATGAGAAGATAATCGAGTTATATG AAACTGTGAACGTGATCTGCCCTCCAGCGTGCGACAAATCATACCAGTCTGGTTCCTCCCACCTGCAGAGCTCTTTTGCTTGCTTCTTGGTCATGCTGTCAATGATCTGTGCCATTACCCTGAACAAGAAGCACTGA